The Obesumbacterium proteus DNA window CTTGATTCAGCAGTCTATGTTCGAGTTTACTGACAACATCAAGTACGTCACTGAATGGATGAACTTCGGGATCGGGAATTACACGGTAGAGAGCGTGCGCTATTCAGAGTCAAGCTTGGGTTCTATTGCCGGTGCCAGCTACCAGTTTTATCCTCCCGGTACCGTCATTCCAGAAATCATTCAGGGATTCGAATTTGATGATGTAGACGGGCAGGAGGTGCTGGGGCCTAATGAGAGCAATAGCGAACAAGTAGCCACTGCAACTACTAATGATGTAGTGTCAGGCACGATTACTGGCACATCCGCCGCGGTTAAAATCGTTCAGTCATCTGATTTCGACTATTTCTATGACATCCCTAAGCCTCTACCGGTGCAAGTTACCGTCAATGTGACACGCCATTTAGCATCTGGTGATGTTACTGAGAATGTCACGTTTTCAGCGTCTTTGGATGCTGCGACTGAGTCAGATGATAGCTCTGTTATTGACCCAGTTAAATACTTCACCTTCCAACTATCAGCGATCAACAGCCCAGTCGAGATACCATCTGGTTCGACTATCAACAACACGATATTCACGCTGACTGAAAACAAAGGGAATATTTCTGGGCCATACTTCGCGGCAATTGAAGGCGATGAGCTTTGGGTGCACTTGCAGGCTCAACTTGGCAAGCGAGAGGGTGCTGACTTCTTGCTGGAGTATTGGGCTGTAAATGACGATAACGATAGGATTTCACCGACTTATAGCTACTCGAGCTATGTTTTCAACGCTAGTGATAGTCGCGCTGATTACATATACGGCACATTCAAGTTCACACCTCCATACGGTAAAGCGCGATATGCGTTCCAGCTGCGAAAAACTAACAACAGTTCTGACAGCAATCTTCTGCAAATAGCAGAGGCGCACTCAGTAACACGCCGGACGAATGTAACTTATCCAAATGATACTTTGGTAAAAGTCACTGTACGCGCAACGGAACAAGCTACCAGCTCACGTGATCGCAAATACAACGCACTCGTTACGCGTCACACAATCAGCTATGACATAAACACTCGCATAGTTGATTATACGCTTAGACCTTCACGCAGCTTTGCTGATGCAGTCGCGCATGAGTGGCTGGTCATAGGGAAGCAGCCAGCAGACACGATAGACCTGTATGAGCTTTACAGTATCTATCAGTCATTACCGGATCCGCGGCTTGGTTATTTCGACTACACGTTTGACGACGAGGACGTTTCCCTTGGTAACCGCATAGAGACTATCTGCAACGCGGCGCGAGTAATCGCGTACTGGGATGATGGTGTGCTTACGTTCGCCAGAGATGAGCGCAAAGAGTACCCATCTGCTGTATTCAACCGTGCAAATATCGTCGCTGATGAGTACAAAATAAGTTACGACATGACCATGCCAGGAGGATATGACGGTGTAGAAATTGAGTATGTCAGTCCGAAAACAAACAAGAAGACCTATATCCGGTATCGCATTACGGACACAGGTATTGTTGAGCAAGCGGCATTATCTCCTCTGAAAATATCGCTTAGTGGATGCCGTAACGAGTACCAAGCAAAGGATAGGGCGCTTCTGGAAGTTAACCGGCTGGTCAGCTCACGCATGAAGATGAACATGAAGACGCTGGCGGACGGAGAGTATGTTTCACCGGGCGAGATGATTGTTGTTGCCGATACTTACGACACAAACCAGCAAGCTGGTTACATCGTTGCGCGGAACGGCAATGACTTTGATACGAGCGAGCAAATTAGCTTTGCTGGCGACATGTATGTCAGGGTAACCGACTCGATCGGCAACTCTACGGAAAAAATCAGAGCATACCCACGCTCAGACACCACGTTTGGATTTACGGCCGCGGTGCCGAACATCACACTCAATATCTTCGACGGCTACAACGTTCAATCCCCATCACGCTATGTCATTGCCACAACCGCTGAAATGGAGGCCATGCGATGGCGAGTATCAGACAAGAAACCTAACTCTGACGGCACGTTCTCACTGACCTGTGACGAGTATTTCGACGCGAAACCAGACTACAACGTCTAAACCAATACCAACTATCAATAACCCAGCCATAGCGCTGGGTTTTTTTATGGAAAAATTATGACTACTACACCAACCAATCTGCCAGTCCCAAGTGAATCAGCCCGTGACCTGAAATTTAACGCAGGAAAAATCGATGAATTCGTTACCTCGCTTGCCCTGCAATATATTGACCGATTTGGCGGAAAGCATTACACGATTGAAGGTTTACGCAAGCTAGCATTCGATGCCATTAGTGGCTTTGGCTGGATATTAGTTGAATCATTTGAAGATGGAGCAACACTGACGCTGCCAAACCAAGCGCTGCTTTGGGAATCAAATGGCGAGTATTACCGCTGGGCTGGAACATTGCCTAAAACCGTACCTGCCGGATCAACCCCTGACTCTACGGGGGGAGTGGGGCCTGATGCATGGGTAGGAATTGGGGATGCTGCGTTAAAAACAATGCTGGCCACTTCTGTCGGCTCAAGCATGATTGGCATGGCAGCAGGCGGAACATTAGATCAGGTGATCCAGTACGTCACCCCTGAGCAATTCGGCGCAATTGGTGACGGCACCGTTCATCCACTTTCCGAGCGTTATTCAACTCTTGCTGCGGCACAAGCTGTTTATCCATTCGTGACGGCGTTAACTCAAACTATCGATTGGGCTGCGTGTCAAAAAGCGGATGACGACAACAAAGGAATTAACCCTATTCGCTGCCCGTTCTACGCGCAATATCATTTAGGTAATAACTATCTGCAGTTAAACGATGGCTCTAAATGGTACGGAAACACTAATCCAGCTAACGACCGCGTATGTACTACATTTATCCGTGAGGGTAGCGTTCCAACGTTTGGTCAAGACTGTATCGTCCGCGTTATTAACTCAGTGGATGCCGGAAGTTCTGACGAGTTCGTTAGAAACTTGTCGTTCGAAGGGTTCAAGTTAACTCGAAAACGCCCACGTCGCTATGCGAGTAAAGGCGACAAAACAATTGGGTTCCATGCTAACTTTGCTATCGGCCTGAAAATAAACGTAGCCATTAGCGGCTGCGAATACGGGCTACTCGGTTACGGTAGTTGGAACATGGTCGGTACAATTATTGTCGACTCATGTCATAAGGGCATCTGGTTAGACCCTGACACGGCAACACCAGAGCACACATCTCCAGGCGGTTCTATTACGGCCCTAGATTTGCGCGTGCAGGTTGACGCCTGCGTATTCGGGCTTGTATTGCGACATGTCCAGTACAGCAAAATAACTGGCTGGGTCGAAGGGATGTTAATTAACCCTACCATTTACCCAATTTACGACTACACAAACGAAACAGCGATTGCCGTTACTGCTTACGGATGCGATGGCCTTGATATCGAATCACTGGGCATTGAAGCATGGCAAGGGGTTATGATTTATGGCAATAGCAGCACTGTAACATCTAGCATTAAGTGGAATCAGGGCGCGCTATTAACTAACACGACAGGTAAACACGGTCCGTACTATTCCATGTCGCAGCTTATGTCTAACGCGGAGTTATTCACACTACCGGCAACAAATAACTCTTATTTTTACTCTTTAAATGGTTGCCTGTTAACCCTGCGTAATATGACTGGTGACATGTCATCATCTTCATTTGCAAATACATTCCTCATAACTGTAGATGCAAATGCTAGATTCACGATGCAAAACACAGGGATATACTTTGGGTCAAGCCGTATTATCGCACCAGCAAACTGGGTAAACATAATTCCAGTTGGTGATAGATTCATGCCTGACTACTTGGTGCCAAATGGGTTTACTTATGAAAGCAATGGACAATGCATATCTACGAACTGGACATTGAAAGCGGTTAATTCTGGGGATGGAAGGGTTGTTATCGACGCACCTGCTGGATGGAAAATAATTGATTTTACTGTTGGTCTAGTAATTGGAACCCAATCTCAAGCAAGATCATATGCCCCAATAGGGATAGTATCAACAAACGATAGTCAAATCATATTTCAGACTGGAGTAGATACCACTGGATTTTCAATTTGTTACAAGCTAAGAATGAAAGTTGTAAAGTAAAAATGCCCCTATATGGGGCATTCTAGTTTATAAGCTAGTATTAATTGGTGAATTATAAATCAAAAACTTGATGCCGTGGTAATTGAGAGTTTCATCAGGCTTACCAATTTGTTTTTCAACTCCCCTTACGCACAGGTCTACATCTTTACATCTATCACCAGTGTTACCTTTACTTATTGCGATAAATTGTCTACTAGGTTTATTAGTTGTAATAAATTCTCTAGTGTGCCAAAACTTCATGGTTTGGACTCTGGCATCTTTAAAATTAACCTCCCCAGTCTTATGATGAAAGTATACTGGGGTGATATGTATATTCCCTTCGGATAGCCAGTTGACTCCCATTGTCATCCCCCAAAAACTCCCGTAGCCATATTTTAAATCATTCTTTTCTAAGAAGAAAATATAGTCCTCAACAGGGTTGCTTTTTAATTTAAAGTTTGGTCCTGAATTTATATATAATGCAAGTGATGTAGCTAATGTGACAACTAAAGGTAAAATAATTAATTTGCCGCCGCGAAGTTTTACAGATGAGGCGCATAAAACAACAATTATAGGAACGATATTGAGATAAAATCTCTGATGAGGTACTTGGTCCCCGATTATCGACGATGAGTAGATACCTGCTATTGAAAACACAGAGAATATAGCTAAATATCTTAATTTCCCCCCAGCTTTAAAACATAAAAATGCGGAAGTTATCACCACCAGAAACCAAACAAAGAAAACAAAATATGCGGCAATCCCTTCATTAATCGCAAAAATTGGTAGGATTTTTGATGTCAATATTACAGCAGTATTGATGTTTTGTAACATCATTTCAAATGTTGTGATTTTGAAACTATGAACAGGTAAGTCCAGTGCATATTGGACAATATTACTTGCTGCTATTATAAAAAATGAAACATATAAAAATAAGTCACGTTTGTTTTTTCTTTCGAAAATAACAATGCTTATTTCTGTGAGAATCATTGGCAAAAAAAATGAAGCTAACAACCAAGGATCCGAAACGCTAGCAGTTAGTGATAATGTAGCGCATATTATTGGTATTATGATATTTTTTTTATGTATATTCCATAAGTAAAGAGCAAAAATAATAAAACCATACGCATTCGTAGAGTTATGTGAGAACGGATGAGACAAGTAACCATTCGAATAAAGATCTGGAGATGTAAATGTTAAGGTGGCAATCGCTATAATAGATGCAAATAGGCCAGAAAACTTATATGATATATAAAAACAAGTTGTGTTAATTAAAAATATAAATAATATACTTGACAGTAATAACGGATAGAGACCGTCATCACCGAAGATTGCGAAAAAGAGAAAATTAACTGGATATACAGTGAAATACCAATTATCAAAGGTTGGTTTCCATTGAGTGAACGCATCGAAACCGCGATCTAAAAATGCTCGCCATACGATAGGACTATTAGCAGCATCAGCATCTCCAGACCATAATACACTATATCTAGATGCTAAGTAACTGGTAATAGAAAGCGATATTAGCATGATTAATAATAGTAGCAATTTATTATTAATTTGTTTTATAGACATATCTTAACCTTTAGCCTTAACATTTATTACATCGCGAATATTTAAATTCTTGAATTTGAATCGATTGGACAGGAAATATATAGATAAAATTAGCAAAGTAAGGAATGAAACTACACCTCCCAAGTAAATGTAATTATCATTATACTTTAAACTTACAGTGTGTTTACCAGCTTTAAGATCAAAGCTTACTAGCCCTAAAGATGATTTTTCAACAGTGCTACGTTTCCCATCAATATCAACATAATATCCATAATAGTAAATTATAGGTAGAATTATAGATGAGTCATTTGTTGCATCAATTGTGTAAGATGGATATCCATTTGAATAACTTAACAATTCTATACTATGTGATTTTTCTAAATTTAATTTTTGTAGCTTGACTTTGTTTTTTGCTGCATTCATGTTCAGATAATCAAAATACAAGACATCTTTCATCATCTCTGAATGTCTGTACTTAACTGCATTATACATTCCTTGCATTGACATTGAAATAAAAATTAAAATCACTAAAGCTACTGTGAAATTATTTCTAGAGGATAAATAATAGGATGAAGTTATAGAAGCGCAAATGGCGGCGGCTGCAAGTAGTCTCCAGGGGAATTGGATTGCGGGAAAGATAGGAATATGATCACTAAACAGATACCAAGGAAATGCTTTTGTGGATAGAAGTATTAATATTAATGAGCTTGCGGATAAAATTTTTATTTTTGGGTTTTTAGTTGAAAAGAAACAAATCGTTGAAATAATCAACGGAATTATACCTATTGATAGAAGTAAACCGCGTCCTGATTTTCCTGTCGAAGTGGGTATTTGTAATAATGATTCATATATCTCAGGGTTGAATAAATACATATCATCAAAAGATTTACCCATTTCTGTAAAAGCATAAATATCTGAATGCAAAAAATTGTAGAACAGTGGGTAAATATAAAAGAAGCACAACAATATTATCAGAAAGGAGTTAATTAAAAGATGTTTTGAAATATGTAAATAATTTTTTTTCTTAATGGTTAACAGAAGCACGAAGAATAATATAACAGCAACAATAACAGATGGTATGTTTGATAAGAAGATAAGCGAGGAAGATAGAATAAATAGAACATTTCCCCCTCTATTACTTATCATCTTGTAAGATGCAACTAAAAATAATGGCAGAAAGGCCATTGCATAGACTTCACCTAGAGAAAATCTTATATATATATCACTAATTAAGTAAGGTGATAAGATGAAGAATATAGCAGATATAAATGCAGGTTTATCTAATTTTAAAAATTGTTTCCCGGCATAATAAGAATTGAAGAAAGCAAGTATTATTCCGCATGCAAAGATAGCCTTTATTTGAAAAATATCACTACCAGTTACAAAATATAGAGGGTAGCTTATCAGCATCATAAAAGATGTCAGTGGAGGGTAGAATAAACTCCATGCGTACCCAAATTGTCCATTGGTCCAAAAATCGAATGTAAAAGGGAACTGTCCATGAGTTATTTGACTATTTAATGATGCCAATCTTAGTGCGTGCGGTTTCCAGTCATGTCCACTCCATATCCCACCAATAAATATTGGTAATAAAACCACCAACAAAGAAATGGCTACCAGTGAGAATACGATAGCTTTATCTGGCAAGTACTTGAAGTTTTTCATTTTTTATAATATCCCTATTTTTTTAATAGATATCTTGGTCTGCTTTTACTTTCGGCATATATCCTACCGATATACTCACCTAATATTCCTATCCCTATTAACTGAACCCCGCCTAAGAATAAAATTGCTGTCATCAACGATGGATAGCCAGGAACTGGGTTTCCCCAAAGGAGCTTGTCAATAATCATCCATGCGGCATAAATAAAGGCGAAAGCAGAAACACCGAGTCCAATATAAGTCCAGATACGGAGTGGGAACGTAGAGAAGCTTGTTATTCCCTCAAGGGCAAGGTTCCAGAGCTTCCAGCCGTTGAACTTAGATTCTCCCGCACATCGTTCCGCCCGAGAATACTCAACCACTTCAGTTTTACCACCAACCCAAGAAAGGATACCCTTCATGAACAGGTTACGCTCTGGAAGCTTCTGAATATTTTCGACCGTCTCACGAGACATCAGCCGAAAGTCACCCACATTCTCTTCGATTTTTGGCGAGCTGATTTTGTTGTGGAGTTTATAGAACATTTCAGCAGATTTACGTTTCAGATGCCCGTCTGTAGATCTGTCTGTGCGCTTGGCTAGAACCATATCTGCGCCATTTTTCCACTTCTCAATAAGGAGTGGGATGACTTCAATAGGGTCTTGTAGGTCGACATCAATTGGAATGACGGCATCACCAGAAGCATGGTCAAGCCCAGCAAATAGAGCAGGCTCTTTGCCGAAGTTTCGCGTAAAGTTTAAGGGTTTAACTAAATTATCTGAAATAGATAGTGCGTTAATAATATCTTCTGTTGAGTCTTTACTACCATCATTGATGAAAACAATCTCAACGGCATACTCTTTTAGCGGCTCATATTCACGAACTGCTTTATAGAAAATAGGTATCGTGTCCTCTTCATTGAAGACTGGAACAACCAACGAGATTTTCACTGCTTTTCACTCCGGAAAACGATGAATTTAGAATAGAAAAATCCACACACAAGGCTGATAGCCGAGAAGGCAACCAGTGTAAATATTGGGGGGAAACCACATGCTTCAGATGCCCATCCTGTAGCGACGCTTAGTGCTCCCATGAACCCGATATAAAGAATATATCGCATGGTCGTAGTTTGAGCCTTGAATGTGAATCTGGCGTTTGCAAAGAAAGAGAAGGTGACCGCAACACAGAACGCAGCAAAGTTGCTGAGGGCTTGATCATCCTTAACGCCATAGAAAATTATGGCAAAAACCATCCAATGAATGGCCGTGTTCACAACACCCACAGATATGTATCTGGAAAATAGCTTAAGCATTTGTCAATAAGAGTAATTTTAAGTGATGGGAGAGTTTAGCATTTGAGAGGCTTTTGATCAGCTATTGATCGCATGTTGCCCTCACTTATGAGGGCGCCATCGGGTTCAGAGCTTATTTTGTGTACTGTATCTTTATTTCCTGCATATTCATAATCTTCCTAGATTTTACAACTGAACCCCTTCACAGCATCCCATTACATAAATACACTGTATATATGAACAGTTATTTTGTAGGTGACATATGGGCTTCCCATCCCCAGCAGCTGACTACACAGACAAGCCAATTAGTCTTGATGAGCTATTTATCAAAACACCGCACGCGATATACTTCATGAAGTGCCCAGACTATTGCCCAAGCGCTGGAATACTCAAAGATGCGCTACTGGTCATCGACAGCTCGAAGCGACCGGTCCATGGAAGTATTGTTGTTGCAGCGCTATGCGGTGAGTTCGTTTTGCGCCGGTTGCTAACTATGCCTGTGCCGTGTTTAGCGAAGCTGGAAAATTATGATGATGTGACGTTTGCTGATGAAGAAACAGGATTTGAGATATTCGGAGTGGTGACGCATGTCGTCAATGAAATGTCGATGAGCGAGTTCGATGACAACCCGTGTATTTGATGGAGTATTAATTATGTTCATTCTAAGGTGCCATCATTCGTAATTGGCACCTCAAGTTTATTGTATTAAAGCCAAAGGCTGTGTGGTTTTTTATCCTAGGGATTATATAACTATTTCCTGTTGTTATTTTTAAGGAAGTTAACAGCTTTATCTGGAAAATCAGTGAATAGGCCGTCAACGTGTTCTTTATT harbors:
- a CDS encoding YfhO family protein, whose amino-acid sequence is MKNFKYLPDKAIVFSLVAISLLVVLLPIFIGGIWSGHDWKPHALRLASLNSQITHGQFPFTFDFWTNGQFGYAWSLFYPPLTSFMMLISYPLYFVTGSDIFQIKAIFACGIILAFFNSYYAGKQFLKLDKPAFISAIFFILSPYLISDIYIRFSLGEVYAMAFLPLFLVASYKMISNRGGNVLFILSSSLIFLSNIPSVIVAVILFFVLLLTIKKKNYLHISKHLLINSFLIILLCFFYIYPLFYNFLHSDIYAFTEMGKSFDDMYLFNPEIYESLLQIPTSTGKSGRGLLLSIGIIPLIISTICFFSTKNPKIKILSASSLILILLSTKAFPWYLFSDHIPIFPAIQFPWRLLAAAAICASITSSYYLSSRNNFTVALVILIFISMSMQGMYNAVKYRHSEMMKDVLYFDYLNMNAAKNKVKLQKLNLEKSHSIELLSYSNGYPSYTIDATNDSSIILPIIYYYGYYVDIDGKRSTVEKSSLGLVSFDLKAGKHTVSLKYNDNYIYLGGVVSFLTLLILSIYFLSNRFKFKNLNIRDVINVKAKG
- a CDS encoding glycosyltransferase family 2 protein — its product is MKISLVVPVFNEEDTIPIFYKAVREYEPLKEYAVEIVFINDGSKDSTEDIINALSISDNLVKPLNFTRNFGKEPALFAGLDHASGDAVIPIDVDLQDPIEVIPLLIEKWKNGADMVLAKRTDRSTDGHLKRKSAEMFYKLHNKISSPKIEENVGDFRLMSRETVENIQKLPERNLFMKGILSWVGGKTEVVEYSRAERCAGESKFNGWKLWNLALEGITSFSTFPLRIWTYIGLGVSAFAFIYAAWMIIDKLLWGNPVPGYPSLMTAILFLGGVQLIGIGILGEYIGRIYAESKSRPRYLLKK
- a CDS encoding GtrA family protein, which encodes MLKLFSRYISVGVVNTAIHWMVFAIIFYGVKDDQALSNFAAFCVAVTFSFFANARFTFKAQTTTMRYILYIGFMGALSVATGWASEACGFPPIFTLVAFSAISLVCGFFYSKFIVFRSEKQ
- a CDS encoding host specificity factor TipJ family phage tail protein is translated as MALLEIQHLPGVPKERIELANGSNFYTWLEQQAFDRDIAIVINGVLADEETELSFELTELHRIQIFNQPRSIVSDILSPVFKLVTKVFSFLAPKPSFSSAADNNAKESPNNKLTGQTNIARTYQARPDIYGQVRSFPDLIQQSMFEFTDNIKYVTEWMNFGIGNYTVESVRYSESSLGSIAGASYQFYPPGTVIPEIIQGFEFDDVDGQEVLGPNESNSEQVATATTNDVVSGTITGTSAAVKIVQSSDFDYFYDIPKPLPVQVTVNVTRHLASGDVTENVTFSASLDAATESDDSSVIDPVKYFTFQLSAINSPVEIPSGSTINNTIFTLTENKGNISGPYFAAIEGDELWVHLQAQLGKREGADFLLEYWAVNDDNDRISPTYSYSSYVFNASDSRADYIYGTFKFTPPYGKARYAFQLRKTNNSSDSNLLQIAEAHSVTRRTNVTYPNDTLVKVTVRATEQATSSRDRKYNALVTRHTISYDINTRIVDYTLRPSRSFADAVAHEWLVIGKQPADTIDLYELYSIYQSLPDPRLGYFDYTFDDEDVSLGNRIETICNAARVIAYWDDGVLTFARDERKEYPSAVFNRANIVADEYKISYDMTMPGGYDGVEIEYVSPKTNKKTYIRYRITDTGIVEQAALSPLKISLSGCRNEYQAKDRALLEVNRLVSSRMKMNMKTLADGEYVSPGEMIVVADTYDTNQQAGYIVARNGNDFDTSEQISFAGDMYVRVTDSIGNSTEKIRAYPRSDTTFGFTAAVPNITLNIFDGYNVQSPSRYVIATTAEMEAMRWRVSDKKPNSDGTFSLTCDEYFDAKPDYNV
- a CDS encoding S24 family peptidase — translated: MGFPSPAADYTDKPISLDELFIKTPHAIYFMKCPDYCPSAGILKDALLVIDSSKRPVHGSIVVAALCGEFVLRRLLTMPVPCLAKLENYDDVTFADEETGFEIFGVVTHVVNEMSMSEFDDNPCI